A single window of Senegalia massiliensis DNA harbors:
- a CDS encoding Fur family transcriptional regulator: MESLFEVLRTKLKEKGYKLTTQRRVIYDVFVENTGSHLSPEEVYDMVKDKYPEVGLATVYRTLQLLDELEVVRKINFNDGCNRYELNTNTNDHQHHHLICLECGEVFEVEIDLLDNLEEKIENESKFKIVDHNVKFFGYCESCNEKRN, translated from the coding sequence ATGGAATCATTATTTGAAGTGTTGAGAACAAAATTAAAAGAAAAAGGATATAAACTTACTACTCAAAGAAGGGTAATATATGATGTATTTGTAGAGAATACAGGTAGCCATCTTAGTCCTGAAGAAGTATATGATATGGTTAAGGATAAATATCCAGAAGTAGGTCTTGCTACTGTATATAGAACTTTACAACTATTAGATGAGTTAGAAGTTGTTAGAAAAATAAATTTTAATGATGGTTGTAATAGATATGAACTTAATACTAACACTAATGATCATCAACATCATCATTTAATATGTTTAGAATGTGGAGAAGTTTTTGAAGTTGAAATTGATTTATTGGATAATCTTGAAGAAAAAATTGAAAATGAAAGTAAATTTAAAATAGTAGATCATAATGTAAAATTCTTTGGATACTGTGAATCATGTAATGAAAAGAGAAATTAA
- a CDS encoding DUF1292 domain-containing protein: MDKFKFLDENGVEHNFEIIDFFEVDDDEYAVIQPDDMEESLLLKVDYDENGESFLCEIESQKEFDEVSTLYLELLDEKE; this comes from the coding sequence ATGGACAAATTTAAATTTTTAGATGAAAATGGTGTTGAGCATAATTTTGAAATAATTGATTTCTTTGAAGTTGATGATGATGAGTATGCTGTAATACAGCCAGATGATATGGAGGAATCTCTTTTATTAAAAGTAGATTATGATGAAAATGGAGAATCTTTTTTATGTGAGATTGAAAGTCAAAAAGAGTTTGATGAAGTAAGTACATTATATTTAGAACTTTTAGATGAAAAAGAATAG
- the ruvX gene encoding Holliday junction resolvase RuvX → MGRLLGLDVGDKTIGVAVSDPLGFTAQGIKTIKRTSIKKDLEEMVEIINEKHVSKIVIGLPKNMNNTLGPQGEKVKKFAEKLKKYIDIDIVYQDERLSTVSATKTLIEADVSRKKRKNVVDKLAAVYILQTYLDTISRKEK, encoded by the coding sequence ATGGGAAGATTATTAGGGCTAGATGTAGGTGATAAAACCATTGGAGTTGCTGTAAGTGATCCATTGGGATTTACTGCTCAAGGTATAAAAACTATTAAAAGAACAAGTATAAAAAAAGATTTGGAAGAAATGGTAGAAATAATAAATGAAAAGCATGTATCAAAAATAGTTATAGGTCTTCCAAAAAATATGAATAATACTTTAGGACCTCAAGGAGAAAAAGTAAAAAAATTTGCAGAAAAATTAAAAAAATATATTGATATAGATATAGTATATCAAGATGAAAGATTGTCTACGGTTTCTGCAACAAAAACTCTCATAGAAGCAGATGTTTCCAGAAAAAAAAGAAAAAATGTTGTAGATAAATTAGCTGCAGTATATATATTACAGACTTATTTGGATACAATAAGTAGAAAGGAGAAATGA
- a CDS encoding aldo/keto reductase, whose product MEIYDTIKIGENMETVKLGNTNIEVSRLCFGSLTISPLQRNFSYEKGAELIKYGFDKGINFLDTAELYNNYGHINKFLEKINRKEFVIATKSYSYSKDTAKESLDKALRELNTDYIDLFLLHEQESEHTIKGHFEAIEYFLKAKEKGLIRAIGISTHRVEGVLAALKYDEIEVVHPIINKLGIGIQDGTTVDMIKAIKKCHNIGKGIYGMKPLGGGHLLNNVEEAFNFVQDIKEIDSIAIGLQSRAEIDANINLLNKRYIDSNLKAKIRDTNRKLHIAEWCIGCGKCVSVCKHNALSIKNSKSIVDLNKCVLCGYCGKYCGEFCIKII is encoded by the coding sequence TTGGAAATATATGATACAATAAAGATAGGTGAAAATATGGAAACGGTTAAGTTAGGAAATACTAATATAGAAGTATCTAGATTATGTTTTGGATCGCTTACTATTAGTCCTCTTCAAAGAAATTTTTCATATGAAAAAGGTGCAGAACTTATTAAATATGGATTTGATAAAGGGATTAATTTTTTAGATACTGCAGAATTATATAATAATTATGGTCATATAAATAAATTTTTGGAGAAAATAAATAGAAAAGAATTTGTTATAGCCACAAAATCTTATTCATACTCTAAAGATACTGCAAAAGAGAGTTTGGATAAGGCCTTAAGAGAATTAAATACAGATTACATAGATTTATTTTTGTTACATGAACAAGAAAGTGAACATACTATTAAAGGGCATTTTGAAGCAATAGAGTATTTTTTGAAAGCTAAGGAAAAAGGACTTATAAGAGCAATAGGAATTTCAACTCATAGAGTTGAGGGAGTTTTAGCTGCACTTAAATATGATGAAATAGAAGTAGTTCACCCAATAATAAACAAATTAGGTATTGGAATTCAAGATGGAACAACTGTAGATATGATAAAAGCAATTAAAAAATGTCATAATATTGGTAAGGGTATATATGGAATGAAACCTTTAGGTGGTGGACACCTACTAAATAACGTTGAAGAGGCATTTAACTTTGTACAAGATATAAAAGAAATAGATTCTATAGCTATAGGGCTTCAATCTAGAGCGGAAATAGATGCAAATATAAATTTATTAAATAAAAGATATATTGATAGTAATTTAAAAGCGAAAATTAGAGATACTAATAGGAAACTTCATATAGCTGAATGGTGTATTGGATGTGGAAAATGTGTAAGTGTATGTAAACACAATGCATTAAGTATAAAGAATAGTAAATCAATTGTAGATTTAAATAAATGCGTATTATGTGGTTATTGTGGAAAATATTGTGGTGAATTTTGTATAAAAATAATTTAA
- a CDS encoding IreB family regulatory phosphoprotein encodes MKFNVSEDDKNKAEDILVYVYHALEEKGYNPINQMIGYILSGDPTYITSHNNARSKIRKMERDDLLEELLKNYLKNK; translated from the coding sequence ATGAAATTTAATGTGTCAGAAGATGATAAGAATAAAGCAGAGGATATTTTAGTATATGTATATCATGCATTAGAAGAAAAAGGTTATAATCCTATAAATCAAATGATAGGTTATATTTTATCTGGAGATCCTACTTATATAACAAGCCATAATAATGCTAGAAGTAAAATTAGAAAAATGGAAAGAGATGATTTATTAGAAGAGTTATTGAAAAATTATTTAAAGAATAAATAA